In the Hevea brasiliensis isolate MT/VB/25A 57/8 chromosome 8, ASM3005281v1, whole genome shotgun sequence genome, AGCATCGGGtcccatcagggttgttgcaacctgtatccataccagaatggaaatgggactgcgttaccatagattttgtgactgggctaccattgacacaaaggaagcatgatactatatgggtgattgtggatagattgatcaagtcagctcatttcctaccagttagaaccaactactcattagagagattagcagaaatttacatagatgagatagtccggctatatggagtgccaacatcgatcatatctgaccgagacccaagatttactttgaggttttggaagaggctacaggagtctttaggcactcgactacacttcagtacggcttttcattcatagacggatggacagtcagaacgggcgatttaggtaacccttagaacctagtaaattattatagatgttaaaagactactaaaaatgacatgaatcacatgataggtattggaggatatgttgagaagttgcatcattgattttgaaggaagttgggagaagtatctacctttagtagagtttgcttacaacaacagctaccaagctagcataaaaatggctccatatgaagcattgtatgggaggagatgtaagactcccttatgctggaaagaaatgggtgaagagaaagtagtgggcccagatttagtgagacagacTGAGGAAAGAGTGAAAcgcatcagagacaatttgaaagtcgcctcggacagacaaaagtcatatgccgacctgaggaggaaggatatagagtatgaggttggcgataaggtgtttcttaaggtatcaccttggaagaaagtgctgagatttggtaagaagggtaagttgagccctaagtttattggtccatacgatgtcattgagtgtgtgggtccagtagcctacaggctagctttaccacctgagctggacaagatccacagtgtattccatgtgtcgatgctcagaagatacagatcagatctttcacatgtcatttcagcagaggagataattgtgcaaaatttgacatgtgaagaagaaccagtcagaatcttggcatgggaagtgaaagaactcagaaacaagaagatcccactagtgaaagtcatatggagacaccacaacacgaaagaagcgacatgggagagtgaggagacgatgaggcaatagttccctcaactcttcacatcagttaaatttcgaggatgaaatttttattagaggggaagaattgtaacgccctcaccataggtagtccatacattttactgttctgacaaCCAATGTTTATTTGGACAGTCAAAATATCTGAAACTATGCTTAAACTATagtaaggaggcataaattgatgaaataaatgttaagaaattataggaaaaattttgagaaaataaaataataaaaataaaccgatatgcattatgaagggcattttggtcattcaccCCCAAAaggtaaattttgacctaaatgtcaaaataaaaatttagagaataaaataattaacacaaattaaaaattatgaatttgaattagggaaatgagaagaaaagaaaagaaaagaaaggaaaagaaaagaaaagaaaagaaaagaaaaaggtttatgaaaatttaaaacaaattaagtacacataaatatataaagcacaagagacaaaacccacctacttttctctccattttcttccccactctccctctctcttgctGTCCACCCTTGTGCTccctctccaccatttttgtcaagctttcaagcttgattttgtaAGCTTCTACACACCAAACCTCAAATCTCCCATTACAAAAAATACTccctacaccctaaggaagctatagatactaaaaagaagcaaaaaaaaaaaaaaattgaagtttggcaaTACACCCAAAAAAGTTAGTGCTCAAAACTATTAATCTCctctttaagcatgaaaatcatgctaaaccaagtgaagatttacatgaaattaaaaagaaaaatttgggaaagaaacccttgaatttggtagccctagaggaaccatgaaaatgatggattttgttggttttagtttagttagggaagttaattaacaaggtatgatatgtgggaattgatttcatggttatatatgtgaatgtgatgtttgaaattagggttgtacACTTGAAAGTGGGGATTTTGTGACAtttttgaatttgacctaattgtgttgagattgatgataatagaagtgacatgtatgcttatttggagtttggagaaggaggagattaaattttgggagtgtcaaattttctgcaggttgggactcaattagtccagtgtgtttgttgaaTCCTAACTAacaatgtgtaactccaattggtatgaggcaatTGGAGGTATTTTAGGACATcaaaaccttcatttttcaagaagaaaccctgcccaaattctgtcaaaatcatgaccaattctctgcccaaacccagATGACCAAACATTGCCAATCCagaaaatggccaaatgaacagtacgtgttcatttggtcataactctctctatactggtccaaatgacctaaactttcatcaatggaaagtttagacatagggctacactttttatgaagaccacttaacccagttttgcctttaaccaattcaaattgttagcacaagttgggtcactaaaactgccaacctagaaaatgaccaaatgaacagtacgtgttcatttggtcataactctctctatactggtccaaatgacctaaaatttcatcaatggaaagtttagacatagggctacacttttcatgaagaccacttaacccagttttgcctttaaccaattcaaattgttagcacaagttgggtcactaaaactgccaacccagaaaatgaccaaatgaacagtacgtgttcatttggtcataactctctctatactggtccaaatgacctaaaatttcatcaatggaaagcttagacatagggctacacttttcatgaagaccacttgacccagttttgcctttaaccaaatcaaattgttagcacaagtttagtcactaaaactgccaacccagaaattgtccaaaatactattcctttggtattttgaccataacttgagttctataaccccaaatttagtgattcaaaaactgaaattcaagtttaaacatagaggagcaattgttatgaaggaagtgtgactaaatagacatcccaacctagtcaatgctatatatgataattaaaatactcataaggaaaattaaatattaaaaatgatatgaatatgtaagttgggactaatgtcctattaatatgaaattaatggtaccaatgaacagtactagaaaatagtaatggtgaatagtgctaaattaattaaaaaaatgtttaattacccatagtatacctaaacttatttatttagttagaTAAATTGGTAtagcaattagggactacagatagcagtactgcctaccgagaaaatcatgaactgacaatatatgtctggtatgattgttctacaggctatatgcctacttactggccattatgcctactttatttctggctttacaagcctgatagagggtctcgtgcccgacagctggcctcgtgcctgacagacatatactggatagacatttggctgtctaaccagtatacaccgtgcatccagcttttataatttgttataagtttcttgggcactgataaaaaataattaagacttaaaatacaataagtaatcataaaagatcccgataatgttaattgtttccaaagagtaacaaaaatataaaagacccagaaattatgagttacagatattatttcaaatgttaaattatttttattataaattatgcaccactaagcgttatgcttagcgcgttagttttccatcgcataggtactggaaatcagccgcagcagcagcaccagtagtgcactgGCAGAGCTCTgctcagatctgccattgtccagagtcatctcaccggtcttttgtattttagtagggcccatgtatagactagtattttggttcattatgtttagtcatgatgtaattattagtttatgatgtatttcattttggacttgaaatgaaaacttataatttattatctataaatttccatatgaatgcaatagatgacacttcattttgagatttcataaatagttgtgaatgatatgataaaagagaatatgatatggaaatatgtgagatgactatgaatatgttaacaagtgatagtggaacctgccagatgctaataaaacagaggaggatctgtctgggtctccacagaaataagatataaaaaaaaaattctacacataaattacctgatttaaatgacattaaaatttatagtagacatgacaagacaagatagggtgctccggcaccgaatgtggcacttcttgcttggctatacaatagacgggtaaggggggtCACACTCtgcctataaaaaaaaaaaaaagactcagGCGGCAAATCGCATAAGCAATGTTTGGTTATCTGCACCAGTGCTTGAGACCACATTAAGCTTTTGAACCAAAGAAGAATTTTTTGCAGATGGGTGATGAATTTTCACACTGTAAAGTCCATGGGAAAGGGACGCCTCGAAGAAGCCATTTCCATCTGTCCTGCCAGCCGAGGACTTGATAGCAATCCGCCCAGCCAGCAGCTCGTCAACTACATTACCAGTGGGCAAGTTCTTGAAATTGTTATCTGTCAGACACATCCTGTAACATCCCTGCGGTTTCCAGGCTGACCAGATCACAATTCCTGCCACTTTCGGGTGACTGTGTGCCTCCCTTAGAATCTGCTCCAAGTATTGTGCCTGCCCATAAAATCCATTAAAATATATGTACAAGTTCAGCTTTCTGAAATCGTTCATAACTCATTCATAGCATACCTTCTAATTGCAAACTAGCCTGCAACTGCAAAGGCAAAATCAAATCATTTATATAAATGTAGCAAAATCCGATCATTTATCTTATTACCTGATAGGGGCCCCTTTGAACATCTACTTCTGTGAGCCAAATGGGGAAATTGGTAGCAGCAAGTGTATCAATGGAAGCCCTCATATAAGCAAGGTTTGGAGCAGCACTACTGAAATGGGATTCGAGTCCaatccctaatttcaaatttccattaccAGGAAATGCCTTAATATCCCTCAGCTTTTGCAGGTACTTAGCCGGTGTAGAATCACCATCTCTAGCATTTTCAATGGTATTGTATTCGTTCAAGAACAACGTCGAAGTTCCATCAATCTTCTGAGCCAAGTTATAGAAAACTGCAGAAGCATTTTGCCCTAATTTGCTCTCAAAGAAATTGAAGTGCAGGTTTTCATTAACAACATCCCAGCCAATGACTTCCCCTCTGTACCTTGACATGATAGAGTTGATCCTATCAGTGGTGGCCTTGGAAAGATCGGTTGGAGAGAGTGAATTGATCCATCCTTGCTGATACTTGGGATCATCCCAGAACACATTGTGGCCTCGGACTAGTACATTGTTCTTCTTGGCGAACTGAAGCATGGCGTCAGGGACTGAGTAGTCCACTTTGCCCTGCGAGGGTTCTGTGCTATACCACTTCATTTCATCCTCAAATACTGTCACTGTGAACCTGGAAGTGAACCAGTTTTGATAGGCGTTGTTGTAGAGGATATTTTTGTTTATAGCACAGCCAAATGGGAAACTTGCTTTCTTTAGTTTTATTGAGATTTTAGCATTAGATAAGGGTTTTCCTTGACTATCCACTGCCTGGATTCTTACCTTAGTCTTTCGGGTCTGCAGTATTTATGTTGATAATGATAAATTAGTAGCAATTGATTTACATTTGTCATGATTAAGAACAATAATTCATGGAGAAAGGATTTCAGTGAATTTAATTACCTTTTCAATGGCTTGATCTTGATGAGACATCCATTGCTTTTCGGTGAAGGGTTGCAATGAGATGCTATCCACCCATATGTCAACCGATGTATTGTTACTCTATACAAATTTATtagaattatatgcacaaattcaTTATTTATGATATAgcgaataattaaaaaaaatgcttAAATGGAATAAAGGATTACCTCGAAATAGAGTTGAGCAGAGCCTGAAGCATCAACAGTAAAGCCACCTTTAAGCATGGACCAGCAACTGGACTCGGCAAAAATAGAACCAGCAAGTATTTGCCCTGTTTGAGTCTTGAAAACAGCTGATACTGGAATTCTTCCCTTACTCACTTGAATCCACGCTGAATTAAATTAACACCAAAGCTTAATTATGATTAAACATAAGTAGATACACTTTTAATCAATCAATGAAATGAGCAAACACCTACCAGAGAAAGTGTAGATTTTGTTCTTTTCCAGGTTAAGATTCTGTGAGACACTATCGTGAGGATGAACTCTGGAATTAGCTACAATGAATTTGTTGTTTCCCAATGTTCTGTGCTCTATTTTAGCATCTCCAAACGTAGACCATCCCTTCAACCCTTCATTAAGCTCTGGGTTTTGAATGACTCCTCCATTATATTGAGGTTTTTGAGGACTTGCCAAACactaataattattttcaaaaaaaaaaaaaaaaaaaaaaagaaaaccagatattaaaattatttttttattttacgaattataattatttttgccACATTACAGATATaaattgatgaattttgattcattaatattagaattattttcagagtaaaattaattaaaaaaattaaaatcaaagatgaaataattacctcaattgaAGCCGTATAATCGTAGGATAAAGTATTAGCGATATTAAAccctataaaataaatgaaattataagtgAAAAACGTTCGTTTTTTACTAAATATAAAAAACGCAAACTTCAATTAatgttgtaaattgaattgacATTTGAATGAAAATTGCTTCCTTCATTCATTTTGAGAAACGAAACGTATATCCAAAGTAAAAGAATATACATTATGTAAGGATTAAGTCTGTATCTATCTTCAAAAAGCATTCATCGGGTCATCTAAATTATTATGGGTCAATTTTTTATCAGTTCAATAAGAAAATTGGCCCAGTTTATGTGTTTATCACCAGCTCAACAGATTAACCCTACGGATTAATTTGAGTTTTATAACCGAGAATAAAAATAGAAACGAAAAACTGTGAAGAAATCCTTAAAAAATGGTTATGATACTAAATAAGAataagcagaagaagaagaatctATCAGTGCAGCCtaattatttttcatgttttacTGAGAAAATAGCAATAAAAGTAAAAAAGAGAACTAGGCTATCCATACAGATTCCCCATTGTCTTGATTAGGATAAAAGGAGTTAATTTGAACTTTTTAGTGAGATTTTCTAATTAAACATGCATAATATTAATATCAACACTTGCTCTTCTCTGTGCTTTCCATTacagaaagaaaaaagaagagttataataacaattgaaataaccaaataaagaatataatatacattacaacctATTAAAAGAAGAATACACCACAGCACCAACCCAACCATATTGCTCTTTTCACCAATCTTCATTGTCTTACACAAACAAAACCTGAAAAATCCAAATCATATCAATCAAATCAAATACAGTGGAAATGAGAAAACattaatgcatatatatatatatatatgtatgcacATGCATGCATATGTATATATAGAGAGAAAcagaaaaataaattgaaaacaaACTTGGATTTTTGTAATAATTAATTTACCAAGACTAAAATTGTAGAGAAGGGAATATGAAAACAGCAGTGATTGAAGGGTTTTTATAAGGACCTGATCTGAATCCAATTGCATcttcatttatatatttatagaaAGGGGTATGAAGCATGGAAGGTAGGAGAGAGAGAATGCATTTGATATAGGGAAATTAGCTGTATATATATTCAACATTTCCTTCTAATTAACATCCACATTTAATTTCTATCCAATTTTGGAAaattgatgaatatataaatggaAGAGAAAATTTTTTCACTAAGTTGAAAAAGGGTTGTCAATCAATTTATTGCTGATTAGTTTTGTCAATATTTTCTACCGTTAGATCTTTTGAATATTATCAACTAAGATTATAAATTTTAGTTAGTCCGTTGGCATTTTATTCGCTATAATagcatatatataaatttagagttaaacttttttaatttgataaattaaaatttatatatgctACAAGGGGAATTCATGATTTATGTTTTTCTGCAAGGAATAAAAGATCCTAGAAATTATTCAATGTTGTATATTTTAATGAGAATTTCTTGAAAATCCTAGGATGGCAATGGACCGTGACTAACTTAATTCGAGCCgttttgaatttgaatttgattaATTTTCTCTAATTTAGATATTATATGGGACGAGAATGGAGAAATTTTCTTCTTGTCTTGAATCTTTGTAATCAGTCtcacataatattatattattttttttatcaaaaaataatttattcctgtatattgatgtatttaaacattataattttaaaaaatatataaatattgtattaaaattatgtttaaaacttatatttttaattatttttttaataaattttatatttatatgataataaattaaaattaaaaaataaaaaataaaaagaaatgtcTAGTGGAAAACCCACTCTTCAATGAAAAAATACCCATTTTGACTCCAAATTCCTGTGGAGCAAGGATGGGGAGCGATCCCCACCCTCATCCACCCCATACCCTTCCTAAAAGATCCATAgaaatttagtaatttttttttttaacatcatTCAAACATGGGAAAAATTTTCATAGCATATTGTGAATCTGTGTGTGTTTGTGTCAAGAGTTGTAAAAGTAGAAGTTATTATGTGATCTctcatctttatttttttttcttttacgcCAAGTTAGAAAAGTTTTACTTAACTAGCTAATCTAGCTAAAATTTTCTCTTCTGGGCAATAACAATGACTTATGATTTAAATATGGAAAAGATTTTCATGCACTATTCTGGTTTCTTTTCACACTTAGCAAATCCAaattaatatctaataatttcaattaattcttGTTAATATGTGCTAATTGCATccaatttaaatttgaataattttaatcctttttaataTGTGGTTTCTTTTCGGTGTCTTCATATCTTTGAGAGGCCATTTCGGTGGCCCATTATCTTAACAAAATTTCCTTAATAGAGCAAGAGGTGATGTGGATGGAAACTTTAACAATATAAATTTAGTAAGTTGTTAAATTGAATTATATTTCgttgtataatttattaataattattattgaattttctttaaataaaaaaaataaataacaaattAAATGAACCGTTCGATAAAAGActcaaaattttatatctttttaCTAATTTTAATCTAATCTTAGTAAAAGTTTTTTGGGTCAATTTAGTAAGAGAAAATAATTTCACTtcttttgaaattaaattattaaatataaattaataatttatttattttcaaaaatacATATCAAATTTTTTGttctttataaataaaaataatagtctTTCTATAAAGAtaacttttttaaaattattatattatcattcaaatcatatatatttttttatattaaaataacgaTTTAAATTTGGCACAtatatttcttttgatttttagtaTAAAAGAATAGATTGTAATCAATTAAATATGAACTAGACATTTCACTGGGAGTTAGTGAGAAGCAAAGCAATTCTCAATTCCTTTTTTAGGAT is a window encoding:
- the LOC110670696 gene encoding endo-1,4-beta-xylanase 5-like; its protein translation is MASDPSEHRPPESIEDEVESHTPAPTPSRERSSRAKSSLGFNIANTLSYDYTASIECLASPQKPQYNGGVIQNPELNEGLKGWSTFGDAKIEHRTLGNNKFIVANSRVHPHDSVSQNLNLEKNKIYTFSAWIQVSKGRIPVSAVFKTQTGQILAGSIFAESSCWSMLKGGFTVDASGSAQLYFESNNTSVDIWVDSISLQPFTEKQWMSHQDQAIEKTRKTKVRIQAVDSQGKPLSNAKISIKLKKASFPFGCAINKNILYNNAYQNWFTSRFTVTVFEDEMKWYSTEPSQGKVDYSVPDAMLQFAKKNNVLVRGHNVFWDDPKYQQGWINSLSPTDLSKATTDRINSIMSRYRGEVIGWDVVNENLHFNFFESKLGQNASAVFYNLAQKIDGTSTLFLNEYNTIENARDGDSTPAKYLQKLRDIKAFPGNGNLKLGIGLESHFSSAAPNLAYMRASIDTLAATNFPIWLTEVDVQRGPYQAQYLEQILREAHSHPKVAGIVIWSAWKPQGCYRMCLTDNNFKNLPTGNVVDELLAGRIAIKSSAGRTDGNGFFEASLSHGLYSVKIHHPSAKNSSLVQKLNVVSSTGADNQTLLMRFAA